One segment of Panicum virgatum strain AP13 chromosome 3K, P.virgatum_v5, whole genome shotgun sequence DNA contains the following:
- the LOC120698318 gene encoding uncharacterized protein LOC120698318 — MASDPAECQRRWSNYKARGQRHQLSPPHHPASSHPRLPAARIPFTSPHSESERAAALKRASTGEMARHAGKPLLALLVLSGLLLLPLVASVPLPRSLRLGNPQQHPPALKLASSQEAAMAAWNLGSRPAARMAVEVDDYQPPGHNSRHDPPKGPGRA, encoded by the exons ATGGCCAGCGATCCTGCCGAGTGCCAGCGGCGGTGGTCCAACTATAAAGCCCGGGGGCAGCGCCACCAGCTCAGTCCACCACACCACCCAGCGTCATCTCATCCCCGTTTGCCCGCTGCGAGAATTCCTTTCACCTCACCTCACTCTGAGTCTGAGCGCGCGGCCGCACTCAAGCGAGCGAGCACGGGCGAAATGGCGCGCCACGCCGGGAAGCCCCTCCTCGCGCTCCTCGTGCtgtccggcctcctcctcctcccgctcgtcGCCTCCGTCCCCTTGCCAA GAAGCCTGCGCCTGGGGAACCCGCAGCAACACCCGCCGGCTCTGAAGCTTGCTTCTTCTCAG gaggcggcgatggcggcgtggAACCTCGgcagcaggccggcggcgaggatggccgTGGAGGTGGACGACTACCAACCGCCCGGCCACAACAGCCGCCATGACCCGCCCAAGGGTCCCGGGAGAGCGTGa
- the LOC120698317 gene encoding uncharacterized protein At5g19025-like: MADCRSLIEFLRAFDQHRRCGAPSSDPSSPRPRRASLSSSPARSRGRGRLFPALCDHAPLAVVDALALLASLAALAFLAAPYARMIAAEARDAVATVATRHPAAPCVPLAAGVAAGAAVLAWDAAAHRARRCGRPRCRGLRKAVEYDIQLETEECVRGLLPTPPPPHAGGGGAAPARPASEIGDDHRELEAVLRKMAPPNGRTVLIFRAPCGCPKERMEVWGAKKVRRIKK; the protein is encoded by the coding sequence aTGGCGGACTGCCGCAGCCTCATCGAGTTCCTCCGCGCCTTCGACCAGCACCGCCGctgcggcgccccctcctcggatccttcctccccgcggccacgccgcgcctCGCTCTCCTCGTCCCCCGCGCGGtcgcggggccggggccggctcTTCCCCGCCCTCTGCGACCACGCCCCGCTGGCCGTGGTCGACGCGCTCGCGCTCCTCGCGtcgctcgccgcgctcgccttcctcgccgcgcccTACGCGCGGATGATCGCCGCCGAGGCGCGGGACGCCGTCGCCACGGTGGCCACGCGCCACCCGGCCGCGCCGTGCGTCCCGCTGGCCGCGGGCGTCGCCGCGGGGGCCGCCGTGCTGGCGTgggacgccgccgcgcaccgcgcGCGGAGGTGCGGCAGGCCGCGGTGCCGCGGCCTGCGCAAGGCCGTCGAGTACGACATCCAGCTCGAGACGGAGGAGTGCGTGCGCGGCCTGCTcccgacaccgccgccgccgcacgccgggggaggcggggccgcgcccgcgcgcccggcgtcCGAGATCGGGGACGACCACCGGGAGCTCGAGGCGGTGCTCAGGAAGATGGCGCCGCCCAACGGCCGGACCGTGCTCATCTTCCGCGCGCCGTGCGGGTGCCCAAAGGAGAGGATGGAGGTCTGGGGCGCCAAGAAGGTGCGCCGGATCAAGAAGTAG